The following proteins are co-located in the Peromyscus maniculatus bairdii isolate BWxNUB_F1_BW_parent chromosome 23, HU_Pman_BW_mat_3.1, whole genome shotgun sequence genome:
- the LOC102923354 gene encoding 2'-5'-oligoadenylate synthase 1A-like, with translation MDQGLSSIPAWELDKFIENNLLPDTRFHAEVQASIIILRAFLKERCFQGADHDMRVSKVVKGASSGKGTGLQGRSDADLVVFFTNLTSFEDQLKRQGEFFQEIKKQLLTIPNETHICMKVNVQNPWWAKPQELSFKLTSSQHEQEVEFDVLLAYDVLEASLTGHVGIYGKPDPQIYTNLIRECTFKNLEGEFSTCFTKLQRNFLKQRPPKLKSLIRLVKHWYQLCKEKLGKLLPPEYALELLTVYAWERGSGAPEFNTAQGFRTVLELVINYRQLRIYWTVYYDFQHQDISDYLHSQLRKARPVILDPADPTGNVAGGNPKAWQRLAREARAWMDYPCFKNKDGSRVRSWRVPAEAEEPQECVPGTQQHQPRKLWSRNVLFCCRP, from the exons ATGGATCAAGGACTCAGCAGCATCCCAGCCTGGGAGCTGGACAAGTTCATAGAGAACAACCTCCTCCCTGACACCAGATTCCATGCTGAGGTCCAAGCATCCATCATCATCTTACGTGCATTCCTGAAGGAGAGATGCTTCCAAGGCGCTGACCATGATATGAGGGTTTCCAAGGTGGTGAag GGCGCCTCCTCAGGCAAAGGCACAGGACTCCAGGGCAGATCAGATGCTGACCTGGTGGTGTTCTTTACCAATCTCACCAGCTTTGAGGATCAGTTAAAGCGACAGGGAGAGTTCTTCCAGGAAATTAAGAAACAGCTGCTCACGATTCCCAATGAGACACATATTTGTATGAAGGTTAATGTCCAGAATCCATGGTGGGCCAAACCCCAGGAACTTAGTTTCAAGCTGACCTCCTCCCAGCATGAACAGGAGGTGGAGTTTGATGTGCTGCTGGCCTATGATGTCCTCG AAGCCTCCTTGACAGGTCATGTTGGTATCTACGGCAAGCCTGACCCCCAAATCTACACCAACCTCATCAGAGAGTGCACCTTTAAGAATCTGGAGGGCGAGTTCTCCACCTGCTTCACAAAGCTCCAGAGAAACTTCCTGAAGCAGCGTCCACCCAAGCTGAAGAGTCTCATCCGCCTGGTCAAGCACTGGTACCAGCTG tGTAAGGAGAAGCTGGGGAAGCTGCTGCCCCCCGAGTATGCCCTGGAGCTGCTCACAGTCTATGCCTGGGAACGAGGGAGTGGAGCCCCTGAGTTCAACACAGCCCAGGGCTTCCGGACAGTCTTGGAACTGGTCATCAACTACAGGCAGCTTCGAATCTACTGGACAGTGTATTATGACTTTCAACACCAGGACATCTCTGATTACCTGCACAGTCAACTCAGAAAAGCCAG GCCTGTGATCCTGGACCCAGCTGACCCAACAGGGAACGTGGCTGGTGGGAACCCAAAAGCCTGGCAGCGACTTGCTAGAGAAGCTCGAGCCTGGATGGATTATCCATGCTTTAAGAACAAGGATGGTTCCCGAGTGCGCTCCTGGCGTGTGCCG GCAGAGGCTGAAGAGCCACAGGAATGTGTTCCAGGAACACAGCAGCACCAGCCCAGAAAGCTCTGGAGTCGGAATGTGCTCTTCTGCTGCAGGCCTTGA
- the LOC102923042 gene encoding 2'-5'-oligoadenylate synthase 1A-like, with protein sequence MEQGLGSIPARELDKFIEDNLLPNIRFRAEVNAAIDIICAFLKGRCFRDGRHDVRVSKVVKGGSFGKGIELKGRSDADLVVFLTNLTSFEDQLKRQGEFIQEIKEQLRTLQKEKKLQLEFEMPDERWPNSLALSFRLRSPELQQEVEFDVLPAYDVLGPGTNNHRPDPQIYACLITECTSLGLDGKFSTCFTELQRNFLKDRPPKLKSLIRLVKHWYQLCEEKLRMPLPPQYALELLTVYAWECGSRVPEFNTAQGFRTVLELVTNYRQLRIYWRIYYDFPDREVSKCLLRQLRKDRPVILDPADPTRNVAGGNPEGWWLLAEEAAAWLKYPCCRNYDQSHVRSWNVLAEDEEPHDCVLL encoded by the exons ATGGAGCAGGGACTCGGCAGCATCCCGGCCAGGGAGCTGGACAAGTTCATAGAGGACAACCTCCTTCCCAACATCAGATTCCGTGCTGAGGTCAATGCAGCCATCGACATCATATGTGCATTCCTGAAGGGGAGATGCTTCCGAGACGGCAGGCACGATGTGAGGGTCTCCAAGGTGGTGAAG GGCGGCTCCTTTGGAAAAGGCATTGAACTGAAGGGCAGGTCGGACGCCGACCTGGTGGTGTTCCTTACCAATCTCACCAGCTTTGAGGATCAGTTAAAGCGACAGGGAGAGTTCATCCAGGAAATTAAGGAACAGCTGCGCAcgttacagaaagagaaaaagcttcAGCTGGAGTTTGAGATGCCGGATGAACGATGGCCCAACTCCCTGGCGCTCAGCTTCAGGCTGAGATCTCCTGAGCTCCAGCAGGAGGTGGAGTTTGATGTGCTGCCGGCCTATGATGTCCTGG GTCCTGGCACAAACAACCACAGACCTGACCCACAAATCTATGCCTGCCTCATCACTGAGTGCACCTCCCTGGGGCTGGATGGCAAGTTCTCCACCTGCttcacagagctccagagaaacttCCTGAAGGATCGGCCACCCAAGCTGAAGAGTCTCATCCGCCTGGTCAAGCACTGGTACCAGCTG TGTGAGGAGAAGCTGAGGATGCCGCTGCCCCCCCAGTATGCCCTGGAGCTGCTCACAGTCTATGCCTGGGAATGTGGGAGTAGAGTCCCTGAGTTCAACACAGCCCAGGGCTTCCGGACAGTTTTGGAACTGGTCACCAACTATAGGCAGCTTCGAATCTACTGGAGAATATATTATGACTTTCCAGACCGGGAGGTCTCCAAATGCCTGCTCAGACAGCTCAGAAAAGACAG GCCTGTGATCCTGGACCCTGCTGACCCAACAAGGAATGTGGCTGGTGGGAACCCGGAGggctggtggctgctggcagaaGAAGCTGCGGCCTGGCTGAAGTACCCATGCTGTAGGAATTATGATCAGTCTCATGTGCGCTCCTGGAATGTGttg